The Saccopteryx leptura isolate mSacLep1 chromosome 2, mSacLep1_pri_phased_curated, whole genome shotgun sequence genome has a window encoding:
- the LOC136392971 gene encoding olfactory receptor 13J1-like, whose amino-acid sequence METANRTEVSEFFLKGFSGYPALERLLFPLCLAMYLVTLLGNTAIVAVSVLDVRLHTPMYFFLGNLSILDICYTSTFVPLMLVHLLSAWKTISFIGCAIQMCLSLSTGSTECLLLAIMAYDRYLAICQPLRYPVLMSHRLCLLLAGAAWALCLFKSVTETVLAMRLPFCGQHVVSHFTCEILAVLKLACSDTSLSEALLLVGAILLLPVPLAFICLSYTLILATILRVPSAAGRHKAFSTCSAHLAVVLLFYGTVIFMYMKPKSKEARISDEVFTVLYAVVTPMLNPVIYSLRNKEVKEAAVKVWGRRWTSK is encoded by the coding sequence ATGGAGACGGCCAATAGGACAGAGGTCTCTGAGTTCTTTCTGAAAGGATTTTCTGGCTACCCAGCCCTGGAGCgcctgctcttccctctgtgcTTAGCCATGTACCTGGTGACTCTGCTGGGGAACACGGCCATCGTAGCGGTGAGCGTGCTGGACGTCCGCCTGCACACGCCCATGTACTTTTTCCTAGGCAACCTCTCCATCCTGGACATCTGCTACACATCCACCTTTGTACCCCTGATGCTGGTCCACCTCCTGTCGGCCTGGAAAACCATCTCCTTTATTGGCTGTGCAATCCAGATGTGTCTGAGCCTGTCCACAGGCTCCACAGAGTGTCTGCTGCTTGCCATCATGGCCTATGATCGCTACCTGGCCATTTGCCAGCCACTCCGGTACCCGGTGCTCATGAGCCACCGGCTCTGTTTATTGCTGGCAGGGGCCGCCTGGGCCCTCTGTCTCTTCAAGTCAGTGACTGAGACAGTCCTCGCCATGAGGCTGCCCTTCTGTGGCCAGCACGTGGTCAGTCACTTCACCTGCGAGATCCTGGCTGTCCTGAAGCTGGCGTGCAGTGACACGTCACTAAGCGAGGCCCTCCTGCTGGTGGGTGCCATTCTGCTGCTGCCTGTTCCCCTGGCATTCATCTGCCTGTCCTACACGCTCATCCTGGCCACCATCTTGAGGGTGCCATCAGCCGCCGGGCGCCACAAAGCCTTCTCCACCTGCTCGGCTCACCTGGCTGTGGTGCTGCTTTTCTATGGCACTGTCATCTTCATGTATATGAAACCCAAGAGCAAGGAAGCTCGCATCTCTGACGAGGTCTTCACGGTCCTCTACGCCGTGGTCACCCCCATGCTGAACCCTGTCATCTACAGCCTGAGGAACAAGGAGGTAAAGGAGGCTGCCGTGAAGGTGTGGGGCAGGAGATGGACCTCCAAGTGA